A window of Sander vitreus isolate 19-12246 chromosome 18, sanVit1, whole genome shotgun sequence contains these coding sequences:
- the abracl gene encoding costars family protein ABRACL, with amino-acid sequence MNVTHEIQLLVQEINRLGSKNADGQTSVKFGVLFNDDQCANIFEALVGTLKAAKKKKVVNFQGELLLQGVHDNVDIILLQE; translated from the exons ATGAATGTCACTCATGAAATACAATTGCTGGTGCAGGAGATTAACCGCCTCGGCAGTAAAA ATGCTGATGGTCAAACCAGCGTGAAGTTCGGGGTCTTATTTAATGACGACCAGTGTGCCAACATCTTCGAGGCTTTGGTGGGCACCCTGAAGGCCGCCAAGAAGAAGAAGGTGGTCAATTTCCAGGGCGAGTTGCTTCTGCAAGGTGTCCACGATAACGTTGATATCATCCTGCTCCAGGAATGA